Proteins encoded by one window of Cylindrospermum stagnale PCC 7417:
- a CDS encoding TIGR02588 family protein, whose translation MMETEPEAERSLAEWITFGIALSILAVVISLVGYMWLNEKNQPPILSVHKKQIIREIDGNFYVPFEIVNTGGETAESVQIIAELQIADKVVETGEQQIDFLSDGEKEEGAFIFSQNPRQGLLTVRVASYKLP comes from the coding sequence ATGATGGAAACAGAACCAGAAGCAGAACGTTCTCTAGCTGAGTGGATAACATTCGGGATTGCTTTATCTATTCTCGCAGTCGTGATTAGCTTAGTAGGGTATATGTGGCTAAATGAAAAAAATCAACCTCCTATTTTGTCGGTGCATAAAAAACAAATAATTCGAGAAATTGATGGTAATTTTTATGTTCCCTTTGAAATAGTTAATACTGGTGGTGAAACTGCTGAATCAGTGCAAATTATTGCTGAGTTACAAATTGCTGATAAAGTTGTTGAAACAGGAGAGCAACAAATTGATTTTTTGTCTGATGGCGAAAAGGAAGAAGGAGCATTTATATTTAGCCAAAATCCGCGTCAGGGGCTATTAACTGTGCGGGTTGCTAGCTATAAGTTGCCGTAA